A genomic window from Sulfuricurvum sp. includes:
- a CDS encoding deoxyribodipyrimidine photo-lyase, whose protein sequence is MKRILWFRRDLRVEDNPLLSHEGEVFPIFIFDTNILDKLKSNDRRVTFIFKTLLHLKQSLRLHGLDLAIFYGKPVDVFKWLLNNESYQEVSASGDYDEYALKRDRDISLMLPFNLHHDTYIFRPDEVLKQDGTPYLVFTPFYNRIKTHFSPEHIGELLRVKQTLIDFDYSLIHCIDGDKHTIDPITLETIGFIPQPLSKHQILLPEEKLALFEHKLENYSKNRDFMALDVTSSLGVDLRFGTISIRALLRWLVVQKQKGCDTEPFFRQLIFRDFYAMLLYHFPHLAWKNYRYPFKGIKNDQNYEAFCSGNTGVPIVDAGIQQLLESGKMHNRVRMICASFFTKNLLLPWQWGERFFAEHLIDYDAASNILSWQWSAGTGVDPQPYFRIFNPYTQTAKFDKEGIYIKQYLPIVQNVPSKFLANESYLRQYTISNYPKPIVDHKISAQRALEYFHLSF, encoded by the coding sequence ATGAAACGTATCTTGTGGTTTCGGCGTGATTTGCGTGTCGAGGACAATCCTCTCCTCTCACACGAGGGGGAAGTGTTTCCCATTTTTATTTTCGATACCAATATTCTCGACAAACTAAAAAGCAATGATCGAAGAGTCACCTTCATTTTTAAAACACTTCTCCATCTAAAGCAAAGTCTACGTCTGCATGGGCTTGATTTGGCTATTTTTTACGGCAAACCTGTTGACGTGTTTAAATGGCTACTAAACAATGAGAGTTATCAAGAGGTATCTGCTTCAGGTGACTATGATGAGTATGCCTTAAAGCGAGATCGTGATATCTCGCTTATGCTCCCCTTTAATCTTCATCATGATACGTATATTTTTAGACCAGACGAAGTACTCAAACAAGACGGCACACCCTACCTAGTTTTCACCCCGTTTTATAATCGAATCAAAACACACTTTAGTCCTGAGCATATAGGCGAATTGCTTCGAGTGAAACAAACACTAATCGATTTTGATTACTCGCTTATTCACTGCATTGATGGAGACAAACATACTATTGATCCCATCACACTTGAAACTATCGGATTTATCCCACAACCGTTGAGTAAACATCAAATTCTCTTGCCAGAGGAAAAACTCGCACTATTTGAACATAAACTGGAAAATTATTCAAAAAATCGCGATTTTATGGCGTTAGATGTGACATCATCTTTGGGTGTTGATCTCCGTTTTGGAACAATATCCATTCGTGCCTTATTGCGTTGGCTTGTAGTACAAAAACAAAAAGGATGTGATACCGAACCCTTTTTTCGTCAGCTTATTTTTCGCGATTTTTATGCAATGCTACTGTACCACTTTCCCCATCTGGCTTGGAAAAATTACCGCTACCCGTTTAAAGGGATCAAAAATGACCAAAATTATGAAGCATTTTGCAGTGGAAATACAGGTGTTCCTATCGTCGATGCAGGAATACAGCAGTTGCTAGAGAGCGGAAAGATGCATAACCGTGTGCGTATGATATGTGCCTCTTTTTTTACTAAGAATCTTCTATTGCCTTGGCAATGGGGGGAACGTTTTTTTGCAGAGCATCTTATTGATTACGATGCTGCCAGCAATATTCTATCATGGCAATGGAGCGCGGGAACAGGCGTTGATCCACAACCATATTTTCGTATTTTTAATCCCTATACTCAAACTGCTAAATTTGACAAAGAGGGAATTTATATTAAACAATATCTACCCATAGTTCAGAATGTCCCTTCCAAATTCCTCGCTAATGAATCGTACTTAAGACAATATACGA
- a CDS encoding LytTR family DNA-binding domain-containing protein, with product MKILIVDDEPLALSRLHRLLNSLGHTSITMASSGLEALNLATHDNFDIAFLDISMSDMDKIELGYALRYAHEDMSIIYQSAHENYALKAFDVGAVDYLLKPYTIESLQRSIERVSIKKTPKELRLISKSGDTHCLLRPEDIVYIKADLTEVIFRTADGFSYYPKKISDVETLLESYGFLRVHRSYLINLNRIKEMETIDQSRISFTFEGIKESIESSKEGAKHFRHLFK from the coding sequence ATGAAAATATTGATTGTTGATGATGAGCCTTTGGCTCTTTCTCGCTTGCACCGTTTATTAAATTCGCTTGGTCATACCTCTATCACTATGGCTTCTAGCGGACTTGAGGCACTTAATCTCGCTACTCACGATAACTTTGACATTGCCTTTTTGGATATTTCAATGTCGGATATGGATAAGATTGAACTGGGATATGCTCTACGATACGCGCATGAGGATATGTCAATTATCTACCAAAGTGCCCATGAGAACTATGCCCTTAAAGCCTTTGATGTTGGTGCTGTTGATTATCTATTGAAACCCTATACTATCGAATCACTTCAGCGCTCTATTGAACGTGTGAGTATCAAAAAAACTCCCAAAGAGCTACGATTGATTTCTAAATCAGGCGATACACATTGTTTACTTCGTCCTGAAGATATTGTTTATATCAAAGCCGATTTGACAGAGGTGATATTTCGTACAGCCGATGGGTTTTCGTATTATCCAAAAAAAATTTCTGATGTAGAAACACTTTTAGAATCGTATGGATTTTTACGAGTTCACCGCTCCTATTTGATCAATCTAAATCGTATCAAAGAGATGGAGACAATCGATCAAAGCAGAATCAGCTTTACATTTGAAGGGATTAAAGAGTCCATTGAGAGTTCTAAAGAGGGTGCTAAACATTTTCGGCATCTTTTTAAATAA
- a CDS encoding histidine kinase, producing MYKGELHITPHDWFGVLLIGVVFSAFLSVLGYYILNISIIHGALFGIILGFFITLYSLVFISAMNRYLLPHIHKRWWNVIAALFSFLSGFLGTLSTYVSVSISSLIVIDLLHLHPFKTASIIGVLSYLIGAMIYSFVKTRNEKEYIDTLFVQSRVRSLETQLNPHFLYNALNSLAELIHQDPNKAEAAVLKISTFLRNTMGEKPLIPLRDELRNVADYIDLENIRFGGRISLSILGEEIAMSILIPKFSIQLLCENGIKHGFDTSSSDFQIKIEITNTDHLHIDVSNNGRPIRHSQFGIGLSNLQERLSYLCNGTLTIESLDPATYSIKLKVCHENIDC from the coding sequence ATGTATAAAGGAGAACTTCATATTACACCTCACGATTGGTTTGGTGTACTCCTTATCGGCGTAGTATTTTCAGCCTTTTTATCGGTTTTAGGGTATTACATCCTCAATATTTCTATCATTCACGGTGCACTTTTCGGGATAATACTCGGCTTTTTCATCACCCTCTACTCTCTAGTTTTTATCTCTGCAATGAATCGTTATCTACTTCCTCATATCCATAAAAGATGGTGGAATGTCATCGCCGCATTATTCTCTTTTTTATCCGGATTTTTAGGGACACTTAGTACTTATGTGAGTGTTAGCATAAGCTCACTGATTGTCATTGATTTGTTACATCTTCACCCTTTTAAAACTGCTTCTATTATTGGAGTTCTCTCGTATCTAATCGGTGCAATGATCTACAGTTTTGTTAAAACGCGGAACGAAAAAGAGTATATCGATACACTATTCGTCCAAAGCCGTGTACGATCTCTCGAAACACAGCTCAATCCCCATTTTTTGTATAACGCTCTCAACTCACTTGCTGAACTTATCCATCAAGACCCAAATAAAGCCGAAGCCGCCGTTCTCAAAATATCCACCTTTTTACGTAATACGATGGGGGAAAAGCCACTCATTCCTCTCAGAGATGAACTCCGCAATGTTGCAGATTATATTGACCTCGAAAATATCCGTTTTGGAGGACGAATTTCTTTGAGTATACTAGGAGAAGAGATCGCTATGTCGATTTTAATCCCTAAATTTTCGATTCAACTTTTGTGCGAAAATGGGATCAAACATGGCTTTGACACCTCATCATCCGATTTTCAGATAAAGATTGAAATCACAAATACGGATCATCTGCATATAGATGTTAGCAATAATGGTCGCCCTATCCGCCATAGTCAGTTTGGTATCGGACTCTCAAATTTACAAGAGCGTCTATCCTATCTGTGTAATGGCACACTCACCATAGAATCACTTGATCCTGCCACATATTCCATAAAGTTGAAGGTTTGTCATGAAAATATTGATTGTTGA
- a CDS encoding FAD-dependent oxidoreductase: MREYAVIGGGIGGCCAASLLNAKGHDVILFEKEPILGGCASTFKHAGYHYNVGATTLSGYHQGGIVRNLFEQIGVKPKLIATNPAIVVHQNSKKIRRFMNIEEFVADLQLSHPHPKHTEFWHLVYEIGQSFYALDGHYYSNESLQKKLLSLFSFSPMLKKIWPYLWKNARSFIHSFYGGITAEYLDFLDAQILIVAQAKSDSVNFFTAAVSLGYTFNETHYVLGGMGQLCNTLTSRLQDIRKNTSVCSIRREKDRYLLSTKNEIIEAKNIIMGTSHYESSRWFSDSKIQNYYNRYEKLNNYQSAYVLYLTIQSKKSFHHHYQIISKDIIPYTLSNSLFVSFSDASDTKIVPQGYYSITASIHTDSRWWTSLGATYYNQWKNELAKLIQAMICDTLHISTDEVVESFAATPKTFGEYINRTQLGGNALSMKNLLPRIPSNDTPIQGMYHVGDTSYVAQGWPGIAMGAMNLMRLLHV; the protein is encoded by the coding sequence ATGCGAGAATATGCAGTTATAGGGGGAGGTATCGGTGGATGTTGTGCGGCATCACTCCTCAATGCCAAAGGACACGACGTTATATTATTTGAAAAAGAACCAATACTGGGTGGTTGTGCTTCCACATTTAAACACGCCGGCTATCACTATAATGTCGGTGCTACAACCTTATCAGGTTACCATCAAGGTGGGATTGTACGCAATCTTTTTGAACAAATAGGTGTTAAACCAAAACTGATTGCAACCAATCCAGCTATTGTTGTACACCAAAATAGCAAGAAGATCAGACGCTTCATGAATATAGAAGAATTCGTGGCAGATCTCCAACTCAGTCATCCTCACCCAAAACATACCGAATTTTGGCATTTGGTCTATGAGATCGGACAATCATTTTATGCTCTGGATGGGCATTATTACTCCAATGAATCACTCCAAAAAAAGTTACTATCCTTATTTAGTTTTTCACCCATGCTCAAAAAAATTTGGCCCTATCTTTGGAAAAATGCCCGTAGTTTTATTCACAGTTTTTATGGTGGAATAACAGCTGAATATCTTGATTTTTTAGATGCACAAATTTTGATTGTTGCTCAAGCCAAAAGTGATAGCGTCAATTTTTTTACTGCTGCTGTCTCTTTGGGCTATACATTTAATGAAACTCATTATGTCTTAGGAGGTATGGGACAATTGTGCAATACCCTCACCTCTCGCCTCCAAGACATTCGTAAAAATACCAGTGTTTGTTCAATCCGAAGAGAAAAAGATCGTTATCTACTCTCTACCAAAAATGAGATAATTGAAGCAAAAAATATCATTATGGGAACATCCCATTATGAAAGTTCACGATGGTTTAGTGATAGTAAAATACAGAACTATTACAACCGTTATGAAAAACTTAACAATTACCAAAGCGCTTATGTTCTCTATCTCACTATTCAATCAAAAAAATCGTTTCATCACCATTATCAGATTATTTCTAAAGATATCATCCCTTATACTCTCTCCAATTCCTTATTCGTATCTTTCAGTGATGCAAGTGACACTAAGATTGTACCTCAAGGCTATTACAGTATAACAGCTTCCATACATACCGATTCACGTTGGTGGACGAGCTTAGGTGCAACATACTATAACCAATGGAAAAATGAGCTGGCAAAATTGATTCAAGCTATGATTTGTGATACACTTCATATTAGTACGGATGAGGTTGTTGAATCTTTTGCCGCAACCCCAAAAACATTTGGCGAGTACATCAACCGAACTCAATTAGGAGGAAACGCATTGAGCATGAAAAATCTCCTTCCCCGCATACCCTCCAACGATACACCTATACAAGGGATGTACCACGTAGGCGATACTTCTTATGTTGCTCAAGGCTGGCCCGGTATTGCTATGGGAGCTATGAATCTGATGAGACTACTTCATGTATAA
- a CDS encoding diguanylate cyclase, whose translation MSKASILIVDDEPINLQKADACLRFDYELHFARNGLDALKFLSNHLVDIILLDIIMPDMDGFTLAKELRKSPTISQIPIIYLTADNAEATIAKAFDNGAYDYIIKPFRPIELLARVNNRIETQLLKKRNDHLLTIIKNHIAYLKSDTNGIITEVSQSFYELFQCKEELIGLNVNILKSGYTPKDIYTQIWKTIKKGETFNYEIEDRNFDGGTNWYKVTITSDITQEGEIAGYIAFYHNIDEKIRFEHDSYTDFLTGLNNRSKFEEKINEEIKRSLRYNHPLSLIMIDIDHFKEVNDIYGHVCGDTILKEFSTLLSENIRQTDLLARWGGEEFVILCPHTDLEGAVNLAESLRGKIEEHTFCEVGLKTASFGVAQFQCDTDAILLFQRVDHALYQAKEQGRNKVIRNNEKCE comes from the coding sequence ATGAGTAAAGCATCCATACTGATCGTTGACGACGAACCGATCAATCTGCAAAAAGCTGATGCGTGTTTAAGATTTGATTATGAGCTTCACTTTGCCCGTAACGGGTTAGATGCACTAAAATTTCTAAGTAACCATCTTGTCGATATTATTCTTCTCGATATTATCATGCCGGATATGGATGGATTTACCCTTGCAAAAGAGCTTCGAAAATCTCCTACAATCTCACAGATTCCTATCATATATTTGACAGCAGACAATGCAGAAGCGACTATAGCTAAAGCTTTTGACAATGGTGCTTACGATTATATCATCAAACCATTTCGACCAATAGAGTTATTAGCACGTGTTAATAATCGCATTGAAACACAACTCCTTAAAAAACGGAATGACCATCTTTTGACAATTATCAAAAATCATATTGCCTACCTTAAAAGTGATACCAACGGAATCATCACAGAAGTGAGTCAAAGTTTTTACGAATTGTTTCAATGTAAAGAAGAATTAATAGGTCTTAATGTCAATATTTTAAAATCTGGTTATACACCTAAAGATATTTATACACAAATATGGAAGACAATTAAAAAGGGTGAGACATTTAATTATGAGATTGAGGATCGCAATTTCGATGGAGGTACGAACTGGTATAAAGTTACTATTACATCAGATATCACGCAAGAGGGTGAGATAGCGGGATATATTGCTTTTTACCACAATATCGATGAAAAAATTCGATTTGAGCACGATTCATATACCGATTTTTTGACCGGTCTTAATAATCGTTCTAAATTTGAAGAAAAAATAAATGAAGAAATTAAACGCTCACTACGATACAACCACCCCTTATCACTTATCATGATCGACATTGACCATTTTAAAGAGGTCAATGATATCTATGGGCATGTTTGTGGTGACACTATTTTAAAAGAGTTTTCCACATTACTCTCAGAAAACATTCGCCAAACTGATCTACTTGCACGATGGGGTGGAGAGGAGTTTGTCATTTTATGCCCCCATACTGATCTTGAGGGGGCTGTAAATTTGGCGGAGTCTTTACGAGGGAAAATAGAAGAACATACATTCTGTGAGGTAGGATTAAAAACAGCAAGTTTTGGAGTTGCTCAGTTTCAATGCGATACCGATGCAATACTATTATTTCAAAGAGTTGATCATGCACTCTATCAAGCAAAAGAACAAGGGCGTAATAAAGTCATTCGCAATAACGAAAAATGTGAGTAA
- a CDS encoding PAS domain-containing hybrid sensor histidine kinase/response regulator has product MFFQSSLRYKFIFSFLSIEILFISLIIFFNFSSLTKLSQSLIDEKIATSTMLFEEMIKTPMAVYDLATLDDNAKSFTKMHNIISVKIFDNNKKLISKSTSSATEDFHSLITNGALVKRDNNTYQIIRVPVEFNKEVLGSVQIVYEITESLHTIEKNKKLSYILISIELFISSFIAVFFGWRLTYDLNYLTETAKKIAENEEVKLQKHQSNTKEINILFDTLHLMQNKIIERKNTLLQTLETLQSDIEERNALEFKLTNEKNFVSTIINNANAIIAVIDAEGRMIRLNQYGESFIGYTQDEVSSVPYFWSRFLDIDMQDKVISILTRAKQGEIVKTFQNNWTSRNGETRIFEWSNALVTNPSGELDYIFTIGIDITESERQKQEFKTVFDTTKDGLAILDLESNFISFNDSYMAMTGYTREELLQKSCIEMSVPEDVERAKEALNEVFLNGSITNFEKSCFQKDGSIITINMSVAMMPDKEHVLISTKDVTESRQLRNDLLSAKEHAEQADKAKSEFLANMSHEIRTPLNGVIGLNTLLLKTHLSDQQSDYVNKSLKSSKALLGVINDILDYSKIESGKLELSSHPFSLEELLHGTSDLFEYSILEKSLEIHIDYDITIPYMVEGDSLRLSQIFNNLVGNAIKFTDKGDIIIRANVAEKGDDTIIIAFSVSDTGIGMDENEITKLFHSFTQTDASNTRKYGGTGLGLVITKKLIEMMGGEIKVESTKGKGSTFHFTVQLQHNDSIQPKVHVEQLVQKSFMVVDDNEIERIMIGHILESWDIHPILCSSGEEALAIATTTHIDYLLVDWRMPGLDGLDVIDNLKEHHSGLFPKIIMISALMKEELSQKANARNLHPDAILHKPITPSILLEALMDKDQIQAITATNTDDIRLFSGKILMAEDHEINQLVGKELLELLGVEVDIASNGAEAIQMCLTNTYDLVFMDIQMPVVDGFEAAKSIRNFNQDIPIIALSAAVMQNDKELSIQAGMNGHIAKPIEMQELKDVLSHYLPLKESLIPTIVSIQSDKIAIKGINIANLESLFLSQEKIAHILRLFADTQRDFCTRIEAVEIGSEEFKKFNHSLKGVSGSIAAEKLYALCVDLENTQEPVEIRKKLNTLCVELKRLIQEIDLHIQEEVNDIGDHPVLLDEIHEIIDTILSTLEKNGMIEEKDLKNFINAIKPYTNFDTIKELKSSIQSFDFASAIHLVKVLKEKIDE; this is encoded by the coding sequence ATGTTTTTTCAATCTTCTTTACGCTACAAATTTATATTTTCATTCCTCTCTATCGAAATTTTATTTATCAGCTTAATTATATTTTTCAATTTTTCTTCCCTTACCAAACTCTCACAATCACTAATAGATGAAAAAATAGCAACGTCTACGATGTTGTTTGAAGAGATGATAAAAACACCTATGGCGGTTTATGACTTGGCTACACTCGATGACAATGCCAAAAGTTTTACCAAGATGCACAACATTATTTCTGTTAAAATTTTTGATAATAATAAAAAATTAATCAGCAAAAGTACCTCATCAGCTACAGAAGATTTTCATAGCTTGATAACCAATGGGGCATTAGTAAAAAGAGACAACAACACCTATCAAATCATAAGAGTTCCTGTTGAATTCAATAAAGAGGTATTAGGTAGCGTTCAAATTGTTTATGAAATCACAGAAAGTCTTCATACCATCGAAAAGAATAAAAAATTGTCTTATATTCTTATATCAATTGAACTATTCATCAGTAGTTTCATAGCAGTTTTTTTCGGATGGAGGCTAACATACGATTTAAACTATCTTACTGAAACTGCGAAAAAAATTGCCGAGAATGAAGAAGTAAAGCTTCAAAAACACCAAAGTAATACCAAAGAGATCAATATTCTTTTTGATACTTTGCATTTAATGCAAAATAAAATTATTGAAAGAAAAAATACATTATTGCAAACGCTTGAAACCTTACAAAGTGATATTGAAGAGCGTAATGCATTAGAGTTTAAATTAACCAATGAAAAAAATTTCGTATCCACTATCATCAACAATGCCAATGCGATTATCGCTGTTATCGACGCAGAAGGGAGAATGATCCGTCTTAACCAATACGGAGAATCTTTTATAGGATATACACAAGATGAAGTCTCTTCAGTACCTTATTTTTGGTCACGCTTTTTAGACATAGATATGCAAGACAAAGTGATCAGTATTCTTACAAGAGCCAAACAAGGCGAAATCGTCAAAACATTTCAGAACAACTGGACTTCACGCAATGGTGAAACACGAATATTTGAATGGTCAAATGCTTTAGTGACGAACCCAAGTGGAGAATTAGATTATATTTTTACTATCGGAATCGATATTACAGAGTCCGAACGACAAAAGCAAGAATTTAAAACCGTTTTTGATACAACAAAAGATGGCTTGGCAATCCTCGATTTAGAGAGTAATTTTATTTCCTTCAATGATTCATATATGGCTATGACAGGGTACACACGGGAGGAACTTCTCCAAAAATCATGTATAGAGATGAGTGTACCTGAAGATGTAGAAAGAGCAAAAGAAGCTTTAAACGAAGTTTTTTTGAATGGATCAATAACAAATTTTGAAAAATCGTGCTTCCAAAAAGATGGCTCAATCATCACTATCAACATGTCAGTTGCTATGATGCCCGATAAAGAGCATGTTTTGATCAGTACCAAAGATGTAACAGAGAGTAGACAATTGCGTAATGATCTTTTGTCAGCTAAAGAACATGCAGAGCAAGCAGATAAAGCCAAAAGCGAATTTCTTGCGAATATGAGCCATGAGATCCGTACACCGTTAAATGGAGTTATCGGATTGAATACTTTGCTCCTAAAAACTCATCTTAGCGATCAGCAAAGCGACTATGTTAACAAATCACTCAAATCGTCTAAAGCACTCTTAGGTGTCATCAATGATATTCTCGATTATTCTAAGATAGAATCGGGTAAATTGGAACTCTCTTCCCATCCATTTTCACTTGAAGAGCTACTACACGGGACATCTGATCTCTTTGAATATTCTATCTTGGAAAAATCGCTGGAAATCCATATTGATTACGATATTACTATCCCGTATATGGTTGAAGGAGATTCGCTACGTCTGTCTCAAATTTTTAATAATCTCGTCGGAAATGCCATCAAATTCACTGATAAGGGAGATATTATCATCCGTGCCAATGTAGCAGAAAAAGGAGATGATACTATCATAATAGCCTTTAGTGTGAGCGATACCGGTATTGGAATGGATGAAAATGAAATTACGAAACTGTTCCACTCTTTTACACAAACGGATGCCTCAAACACCCGTAAATATGGAGGGACAGGTCTTGGGTTGGTAATTACTAAAAAGCTGATCGAGATGATGGGTGGTGAGATTAAAGTTGAAAGTACAAAAGGGAAAGGATCCACATTTCATTTTACTGTACAACTTCAACACAATGATTCCATACAGCCTAAAGTGCATGTGGAGCAGCTCGTACAAAAAAGTTTTATGGTCGTAGATGACAATGAAATCGAGCGGATCATGATCGGTCATATACTTGAATCGTGGGATATTCACCCTATTCTTTGCTCCAGTGGTGAAGAGGCACTCGCTATTGCTACGACTACACATATTGATTATCTCCTCGTTGACTGGAGAATGCCTGGGTTGGATGGACTTGATGTCATTGATAACCTCAAAGAGCACCATTCAGGATTGTTTCCAAAAATCATTATGATCAGTGCATTAATGAAAGAAGAACTTTCTCAAAAAGCGAATGCACGGAATCTTCATCCTGATGCAATCTTACATAAACCGATCACGCCATCAATACTGCTCGAAGCACTTATGGACAAAGATCAGATCCAAGCCATTACTGCAACAAATACAGATGATATACGCCTCTTTAGCGGAAAGATACTTATGGCGGAAGACCATGAGATCAATCAACTTGTAGGTAAAGAGTTATTAGAGCTCTTAGGTGTTGAAGTCGATATCGCTTCTAACGGTGCCGAAGCGATACAAATGTGTTTAACTAACACTTATGATCTTGTTTTTATGGATATACAAATGCCGGTTGTTGATGGATTTGAAGCGGCTAAATCAATCCGAAACTTTAATCAGGATATTCCAATCATTGCCCTCAGTGCAGCTGTTATGCAGAACGATAAAGAACTAAGTATACAAGCAGGGATGAATGGTCATATTGCTAAACCGATTGAAATGCAAGAGCTAAAAGATGTACTCTCACACTATTTACCATTAAAAGAATCACTCATCCCTACAATCGTTAGTATCCAATCCGATAAAATCGCTATTAAAGGGATAAATATTGCTAATCTAGAAAGTCTCTTTCTAAGCCAAGAAAAAATCGCTCATATTCTTAGACTATTTGCCGATACGCAACGGGATTTTTGTACGAGAATCGAAGCCGTTGAAATCGGAAGTGAAGAATTCAAAAAATTTAACCATTCACTCAAAGGGGTGAGCGGAAGCATCGCTGCAGAAAAACTGTACGCACTGTGTGTTGATCTTGAAAATACTCAAGAGCCTGTAGAAATAAGAAAAAAACTTAATACGCTATGCGTTGAATTAAAACGACTTATTCAGGAAATCGATCTTCACATCCAAGAAGAAGTGAATGATATAGGTGATCATCCAGTTCTATTAGATGAAATACACGAGATAATCGATACCATTTTATCAACACTTGAAAAAAATGGGATGATTGAAGAAAAAGATTTAAAAAATTTCATCAATGCCATTAAACCATATACGAATTTTGATACAATAAAAGAGCTCAAAAGCTCAATACAATCGTTTGATTTTGCATCAGCAATACACCTGGTCAAAGTACTCAAGGAAAAAATAGATGAGTAA
- a CDS encoding phosphate/phosphite/phosphonate ABC transporter substrate-binding protein, whose protein sequence is MKVVLSLIALVFLTVIVSAKPLIFGVVPQQSPMELAQTWKPIISYLENATGEKINLKIERSIPDFEHALYNGQYDIAYMNPYHYVVAHKRKGYMALIRDQKNIVGIIVVRKDSALNDIKMLKGKRILFPAPDSFAATLLPKYELYKKYGIDIEKEKNFLYVNSHDSVYKGVSRGIGDAGGGIERTYNSMDDAETKTALTILYKTDAYPSHPIALLPSVSSKVSEKMQSALLHLPEGLIEPLKIKKLIPTEDSEYNSVRGIAEALPSMEDY, encoded by the coding sequence ATGAAAGTTGTTTTATCATTAATAGCACTCGTTTTTTTGACCGTTATAGTTTCAGCAAAGCCTTTGATTTTTGGTGTAGTTCCCCAACAAAGCCCTATGGAGTTAGCACAAACATGGAAACCGATCATTTCCTATCTAGAAAATGCTACGGGTGAAAAAATTAATTTAAAAATAGAACGTTCCATTCCCGATTTTGAACATGCTTTGTATAATGGGCAATACGACATAGCGTATATGAATCCTTATCATTATGTAGTGGCTCATAAACGTAAAGGGTATATGGCACTGATACGAGATCAAAAAAATATTGTCGGTATTATCGTCGTTCGGAAAGATAGTGCTCTTAATGACATAAAAATGCTCAAAGGTAAGAGAATATTATTTCCGGCACCCGATTCGTTTGCAGCAACATTATTGCCAAAATATGAATTATACAAAAAATACGGTATTGATATTGAAAAAGAGAAAAACTTTTTATATGTCAATTCGCACGATTCTGTCTACAAAGGTGTCTCACGTGGTATTGGTGATGCAGGAGGCGGTATAGAGCGGACATACAATTCAATGGATGATGCAGAAACCAAAACAGCCCTTACTATTCTTTATAAAACAGATGCCTATCCAAGTCATCCGATTGCACTACTCCCATCTGTCTCAAGCAAAGTAAGTGAAAAAATGCAATCTGCTTTGTTGCATTTACCAGAGGGGTTAATTGAACCATTAAAAATAAAAAAGCTTATTCCGACAGAAGATTCAGAATATAACAGTGTACGGGGTATCGCAGAAGCTTTACCATCCATGGAAGATTATTAA
- a CDS encoding YciI family protein, translating to MFIISLTYIKPLEEVDALLEEHVAYLKEQYTLGSFLASGRKVPRTGGIILARGVSREEIETIIALDPFYRHHVAEYEITEFIPTMTSNELIFLKDLK from the coding sequence ATGTTTATCATCTCACTCACTTACATCAAACCGCTCGAAGAGGTTGATGCTCTCTTAGAAGAGCACGTCGCCTATCTCAAAGAACAGTATACACTGGGTAGTTTCCTCGCTTCAGGGCGTAAAGTTCCCCGTACTGGTGGGATTATTTTGGCACGTGGGGTATCTCGTGAAGAGATTGAAACGATTATTGCCCTTGATCCATTTTATCGTCATCATGTGGCAGAGTACGAAATCACCGAATTTATTCCTACGATGACTAGTAATGAATTGATATTTTTGAAAGATTTAAAATAA